The window TACTATATCATCGCGATGCTCTTCCTCATCTTTGACATAGAAATACTGTTTCTCTATCCCTGGGCGGTAGTGACAAGGAGCCTTAAACTGTTTGGCTTCGTTGAGATGCTGATCTTTGTGTCCATCCTTTTTATCGGTTACATTTACGTATGGAAGAAGGGGGCTCTCGAATGGGATTAGAAGAAAACTTGCTGATAAAACCCCTGCAGAATATTGTAAACTGGGGGCGAAAGAATGCTATATGGCCTGTCACGTTTGGCCTTGCCTGATGCGCCATCGAGATGATGGTTGCCAGTTCGG of the Syntrophales bacterium genome contains:
- a CDS encoding NADH-quinone oxidoreductase subunit A, with translation MLAYVPILIMMFVATLSALILVGASHILGERIAKKAKLSPYECGMQTIGPTRRRITIRYYIIAMLFLIFDIEILFLYPWAVVTRSLKLFGFVEMLIFVSILFIGYIYVWKKGALEWD